A genomic stretch from Chitinophaga agri includes:
- a CDS encoding DUF4834 family protein: protein MILKYAFLAFVFWLLYKLVFGFIVPVYQSTKHVRRQMGDIQEHLRRQYQQQEQAQRQAAQAQQQQAERANARKADKGDYLDFEEIK, encoded by the coding sequence ATGATACTGAAATATGCATTTTTAGCTTTTGTGTTCTGGTTACTGTATAAACTGGTGTTCGGCTTCATCGTACCAGTGTATCAGTCTACCAAACACGTACGCAGACAGATGGGTGATATTCAGGAGCATCTTCGCCGTCAATATCAGCAACAGGAACAGGCGCAGCGACAAGCTGCCCAGGCACAACAGCAACAGGCAGAACGCGCCAACGCCAGAAAAGCTGATAAAGGGGATTACCTGGATTTCGAGGAAATCAAATAA
- a CDS encoding TM2 domain-containing protein, which yields MNDYSFASLPGIEQEELLWLQELTRNYSTENRQRFLAIYQGRRKEPTIILICCLIGLIGAAGIHRFLMNQIGLGILYFLTGGLCVIGTIVDAINYRRLAWEYNKKAAIESAALLGL from the coding sequence ATGAACGACTATTCTTTTGCATCCCTACCAGGCATAGAGCAGGAAGAGCTCCTGTGGCTGCAGGAACTGACCAGAAATTATTCGACCGAGAACCGGCAGCGGTTCCTTGCCATCTATCAGGGCCGTCGTAAAGAACCGACCATCATCCTTATCTGCTGCCTCATTGGTCTGATAGGCGCTGCTGGTATCCACCGGTTCCTGATGAACCAGATCGGATTAGGCATCCTCTATTTTCTTACAGGCGGTTTGTGTGTGATCGGTACGATCGTAGATGCCATCAATTACCGCAGGCTTGCCTGGGAATACAATAAGAAAGCAGCTATTGAAAGTGCCGCGCTGCTTGGTTTATAG
- a CDS encoding DUF2752 domain-containing protein, which produces MQIKAYIQRINFELIIWPTALVLLFFMDPHSDNGPGFCLLKRIGIPWCPGCGLGHSISFLLHGEWRAAFKSHYLGPFALVMLIYRTCQLARLQWQSFAELKNHYT; this is translated from the coding sequence ATGCAAATTAAAGCATACATACAACGTATTAACTTTGAGTTGATCATCTGGCCGACCGCGCTTGTTCTCCTGTTTTTCATGGATCCACATAGCGACAATGGTCCCGGATTTTGTTTGCTGAAGCGTATCGGAATACCCTGGTGCCCCGGTTGTGGACTCGGACACTCGATCAGTTTCCTCTTGCATGGCGAATGGAGAGCAGCTTTCAAAAGCCACTATCTCGGCCCCTTTGCACTGGTAATGCTTATTTACCGGACTTGCCAGCTGGCCAGATTACAATGGCAGTCTTTTGCGGAACTTAAAAACCATTATACATGA
- a CDS encoding ribosome maturation factor RimP, translating into MANEQVITNIRDMAAEMLSPYPEYFVVDVRIKPTNNVKLFVDGDNGVPVDKLVAFNRNLYTRLEEANLFPDNDFSLEVSSPGLDEPLKLLRQYLKNIGRKVAVTLLDNSEKEGTLVSVTEEIVTIEEQVGKKKEKKTTEINLNEIKHTKVCIVF; encoded by the coding sequence ATGGCAAACGAACAAGTAATAACAAATATCCGGGACATGGCTGCTGAAATGCTGTCGCCTTATCCTGAATACTTCGTAGTAGACGTGCGGATAAAACCCACAAATAATGTAAAACTCTTTGTAGATGGGGATAATGGTGTTCCGGTAGATAAGCTGGTCGCATTCAACCGGAACCTGTACACCAGGCTGGAAGAAGCTAATTTGTTCCCGGACAATGATTTTTCCCTGGAAGTATCTTCCCCCGGACTGGACGAGCCGTTGAAACTTCTCCGTCAATACTTAAAAAATATTGGTCGCAAGGTAGCTGTTACTTTATTGGATAACTCCGAAAAAGAAGGTACGCTGGTGTCTGTAACTGAGGAGATTGTAACAATTGAAGAGCAGGTGGGTAAGAAAAAGGAGAAAAAAACAACAGAGATAAACTTAAATGAAATCAAGCACACGAAGGTGTGCATCGTGTTTTAA